Proteins encoded in a region of the Capra hircus breed San Clemente chromosome 3, ASM170441v1, whole genome shotgun sequence genome:
- the NHLH1 gene encoding helix-loop-helix protein 1 — protein MMLNSDTMELDLPLTHSETESGFSDCGGGAGPDGAGPGGPRGGPARGLEPGEPGRKDLQHLSREERRRRRRATAKYRTAHATRERIRVEAFNLAFAELRKLLPTLPPDKKLSKIEILRLAICYISYLNHVLDV, from the coding sequence ATGATGCTCAACTCAGACACCATGGAGCTGGACCTGCCTCTCACCCACTCTGAGACCGAGTCCGGCTTCAGCGactgtgggggcggggcgggccccGACGGGGCGGGGCCCGGGGGGCCGAGGGGCGGCCCGGCCCGGGGCCTGGAACCTGGAGAGCCGGGCCGGAAAGACCTGCAGCACTTGAGCCGCGAGGAGCGTCGGCGCCGGCGGCGCGCCACAGCCAAGTACCGCACGGCCCATGCCACGCGGGAGCGGATCCGTGTGGAAGCCTTCAACTTGGCCTTCGCCGAGCTCCGCAAGCTGCTGCCCACGCTGCCCCCCGACAAGAAGCTTTCCAAGATTGAGATCCTGCGCCTGGCCATCTGCTACATCTCCTACCTGAACCACGTGCTGGACGTGTGA